The following proteins are co-located in the Triticum aestivum cultivar Chinese Spring chromosome 1A, IWGSC CS RefSeq v2.1, whole genome shotgun sequence genome:
- the LOC123166196 gene encoding peroxidase 1: MACRAATMVALLLAAVAATCARAQLHDKFYSESCPSVEDVVRKEMVRALSLAPSLAGPLLRMHFHDCFVRGCDGSVLLDSANKTAEKDAQPNQTLRGFGFVERVKAAVEKACPDTVSCADILALIARDAVWLSKGPFWTVPLGRRDGSVSISNETDALPPPTSNFTVLTQLFAAVNLDAKDLVVLSAGHTIGTSHCFSFSDRLYNFTGLENPSDIDPSLEPQYMMRLKSKCASLNDNTTLVEMDPGSFKTFDTDYFKLVNKRRGLFHSDGALLTDPFTRAYVQRHATGAFMDEFFADFAASMIKMGNANPLTGSQGEIRKKCNVVNH; the protein is encoded by the exons ATGGCGTGTAGGGCTGCCACGATGGTGGCGCTGCTgctcgcggcggtggcggcgacgtgCGCGCGGGCGCAGCTGCACGACAAGTTCTACAGCGAGTCGTGCCCCAGCGTGGAGGACGTCGTGAGGAAGGAGATGGTGAGGGCGCTGTCACTGGCGCCCAGCCTCGCCGGGCCGCTCCTCCGGATgcacttccacgactgcttcgtcagG GGGTGCGACGGCTCGGTTCTGCTAGACTCGGCCAACAAGACGGCGGAGAAGGACGCGCAGCCGAACCAGACGCTGCGAGGCTTCGGCTTTGTCGAGAGggtgaaggccgcggtggagaaggcctgccccgacaccgtctcctgcgccgacatcctCGCCCTCATTGCCAGGGACGCAGTATGGCTG AGCAAGGGTCCATTCTGGACAGTTCCTCTGGGCCGGCGAGACGGCAGCGTGTCCATTTCCAACGAGACCGACGCTCTGCCACCCCCGACCTCCAACTTCACCGTGCTCACCCAGCTCTTCGCCGCCGTGAACCTCGACGCAAAGGACCTTGTCGTCTTGTCCGCCGGGCACACCATCGGGAcgtcgcactgcttctccttctCCGACCGGCTCTACAACTTCACCGGCTTGGAGAACCCCAGCGATATCGACCCCTCGCTGGAGCCGCAGTACATGATGCGGCTAAAGAGCAAGTGTGCCAGCCTCAACGACAACACCACCCTCGTGGAGATGGACCCCGGCAGCTTCAAGACCTTCGACACCGACTACTTCAAGCTGGTGAACAAGCGGAGGGGCCTCTTCCACTCTGACGGCGCCCTCCTCACCGACCCCTTCACCCGCGCCTACGTCCAGCGCCATGCCACCGGCGCCTTCATGGACGAGTTCTTCGCCGACTTTGCCGCCTCCATGATCAAGATGGGCAACGCCAACCCGCTCACCGGAAGCCAGGGCGAGATCAGGAAGAAGTGCAACGTGGTTAACCATTAA